From Xenopus laevis strain J_2021 chromosome 7L, Xenopus_laevis_v10.1, whole genome shotgun sequence, one genomic window encodes:
- the ccar1.L gene encoding cell division cycle and apoptosis regulator protein 1 isoform X1: MAQFGGQKNPPPWATQFTATAVSQPGPLAVQQSSLLGASPTIYTQQSALAAAGLASPSPANYQLSQTAALQQQAAAAAAAAAAALQQQYTQPQQTIYSVQQQLQPPPQAILTQPAVALPTSLALSTPQQAAQITVSYPTPRSNQQQTQPQKQRVFTGVVTKLHETFGFVDEDVFFQLTAVKGKSPQAGDRVLVEATYNPNMPFKWNAQRIQTLPNQNPASAQSLIKNPAAVMQPVAQPTAYAVQTQPPPQAQTLLQAQISAATLTPLLQTQTSPLLQQPQQKAGLLQTPVRIVSQPQPVRRIEPPSRFSVRNDRGDSILSRKDDRNRERERERRRSRDRSPQRKRSRERSPRRERERSPRRPRRVVPRYTVQISKFCLDCPGCDTMELRRRYQNLYIPSDFFDAQFTWVDAFPISRPFQLGNYSNFYIMHKEVDPLEKNTAIVDPPDADHTYSAKVMLLASPSLEELYHKSCALAEDPIEVREGFQHPARLIKFLVGMKGKDEAMAIGGHWSPSLDGPNPDKDPSVLIRTAVRCCKALTGIELSLCTQWYRFAEIRYHRPEETHKGRTVPAHVETVVLFFPDVWHCLPTRSEWENLCHGYKQQLVDKLQGDRKEADGEQEEEDKEDGDAKEISTPTHWSKLDPKIMKVNDLRKELESRTLSSKGLKSQLIARLTKQLRIEEQKEEQKELEKCEKEEEEEEERKSEDDKEEEERKRQEELERQRREKRYMLPDEPAIIVHPNWSAKNGKFDCSIMSLSVLLDYRIEDNKEHSFEVSLFAELFNEMLQRDFGVRIYRELLALPEKEEKKDKEKKCKKEDKRERKEDKDDDDEPKPKRRKSSDDKIKLEEKEERKRDDRRKEDYREEDDPDYENQDDYEPIAAEEDDDREDDDDDSSSKDKREDKRDGNRYSKERQSKDKEKDKKQMVTVNRDLLMAFVYFDQSHCGYLLEKDLEEILYTLGLHLSRAQVKKLFTKILLKESLLYRKLTDTATEDGSHEETDPLHNDILGNCSLLPSKAVRTGLSTVEDKGGLIVYKGAMVDVGSLLQKLEKSEKTRTELEHRLQTLESKTEEDEKTISQLEASNRNLSEELKQTKDDVGHLKDSLKAAEDTRSLYEDQLTNTIKNLSAAMDEIQVVLNKNPSTTEDQKSKENGSS; encoded by the exons ATGGCTCAGTTCGGTGGACAGAAGAACCCCCCACCATGGGCCACCCAGTTTACAGCTACTGCTGTGTCACAGCCAG GTCCCCTAGCTGTCCAGCAGTCGTCATTGCTTGGGGCATCCCCAACCATTTATACACAACAGTCTGCACTTGCAGCAGCTGGTCTCGCCTCTCCTTCTCCAGCAAACTATCAGCTAAGCCAGACAGCGGCCTTACAGCAACAGGcagccgctgctgctgctgcagcagcTGCTGCTCTTCAGCAG CAATATACCCAGCCCCAGCAGACAATATACAGTGTGCAACAGCAG CTGCAGCCACCACCACAGGCAATATTAACTCAA ccTGCTGTAGCTTTGCCCACAAGCCTTGCTCTGTCCACTCCCCAACAAGCTGCCCAGATAACAGTTTCATATCCTACACCAAGGTCAAACCAGCAGCAGACTCAGCCTCAGAAGCAAAGAGTATTCACAGGGGTTGTTACCAAGCTCCATGAGACATTTGGATTTGTGGATGAAGATGTATTTTTTCAGCTTAC AGCTGTTAAAGGAAAGTCACCCCAAGCTGGTGATCGGGTGTTGGTGGAAGCCACTTACAATCCCAATATGCCATTCAAATGGAATGCACAGAGGATCCAGACTCTTCCAAATCAG AATCCAGCTTCAGCTCAGTCTCTGATAAAGAATCCTGCTGCTGTCATGCAGCCTGTTGCTCAACCTACTGCCTATGCTGTGCAGACTCAGCCACCTCCTCAAGCACAAACTCTTCTTCAGGCTCAGATATCAGCTGCCACACTCACCCCTTTGCTCCAGACTCAAACATCACCTCTCTTACAGCAACCGCAGCAGAAAG CTGGGTTATTACAAACACCTGTTCGCATTGTGTCACAACCACAGCCCGTGAGAAGAATTGAGCCACCATCTCGATTTTCTGTTAGAAATGATAGAGGGGATTCAATACTGAGCCGGAAGGATGACAGAAA ccgtgaaagagagagagagagacgtagATCCCGTGATAGATCCCCTCAGAGGAAAAGATCACGAGAAAGATCTCCAAGGCGAGAAAGGGAGAGGTCACCAAGGAGGCCAAGAAGGGTTGTACCTCGATACACAGTTCAGATTTCTAAGTTCTGTTTGGACTG CCCAGGATGTGACACAATGGAGCTGAGAAGACGTTACCAAAATCTCTACATTCCTAGTGATTTCTTTGATGCTCAGTTCACATGGGTAGATGCCTTTCCTATCTCACGCCCATTTCAGCTGGGTAATTACAGCAACTTTTATATCATGCATAAGGAAGTGGATCCTCTGGAGAAAAACACTGCAATTGTGGATCCTCCTGATGCTGATCATACATACAGTGCTAAG gtAATGCTGCTAGCAAGCCCTTCCTTGGAAGAGTTATATCATAAGTCTTGTGCGCTTGCTGAGGATCCTATAGAAGTTCGGGAAGGATTTCAGCATCCTGCAAGATTAATAAAG TTTTTAGTGGGAATGAAAGGCAAAGACGAGGCTATGGCAATAGGAGGACACTGGTCTCCTTCCCTTGATGGACCTAATCCAGATAAAGACCCTTCTGTTCTCATCAGGACAGCTGTCCGCTGTTGTAAGGCCCTGACTGGCATTGAGCTGAGCTTGTGCACACAGTG GTACCGTTTTGCAGAGATTCGCTACCATCGCCCTGAGGAGACCCACAAGGGGCGTACGGTTCCTGCTCATGTGGAGACAGTGGTTTTATTTTTCCCGGATGTTTGGCATTGCCTTCCCACCCGCTCAGAGTGGGAAAACCTGTGCCACGGATACAAGCAGCAGCTGGTCGACAAGCTTCAGGGTGATCGCAAGGAAGCTGATGGAGAACAG GAGGAAGAGGATAAAGAAGATGGAGATGCAAAAGAAATTTCTACTCCTACTCATTGGTCAAAGCTGGACCCAAAGATAATGAAG GTAAACGATCTTCGCAAGGAGCTAGAAAGTAGAACCCTTAGCTCTAAAGGTCTGAAATCCCAGCTTATTGCTCGACTGACAAAACAACTACGTATAGAGGAACAAAAAGAGGAGCAGAAAGaacttgaaaaatgtgaaaaagaagaggaagaggaggaagaaagaAAATCTGAGGATGATAAAGAG GAAGAGGAGCGGAAACGGCAAGAGGAATTGGAACGCCAGAGGCGTGAAAAGAGATACATGCTACCCGATGAGCCTGCAATTATTGTGCATCCAAACTGGTCtgcaaaaaatggaaagtttGATTGCAGCATAATGTCCCTCAGTGTTTTGTTAGACTATCGAATAGAGGACAATAAAGAACATTCGTTCGAG GTGTCCCTATTTGCCGAACTATTTAACGAAATGCTCCAAAGGGATTTTGGAGTGCGTATATACAGGGAGCTTTTAGCTCTCCCCGAGAAAGAGGAGAAGAAAGACAAGGAGAAAAAATGCAAGAAGGAAGACAAACGAGAAAGGAAAGAGGataaagatgatgatgatgagccaAAGCCTAAACGGAGGAAATCGTCAGATGACAAGATAAAAttggaggagaaggaggaaagAAAG AGAGATGACAGGAGAAAGGAGGATTACAGAGAGGAAGATGATCCGGATTATGAGAACCAAGATGACTATGAACCGATTGCTGCAGAAGAAGATGACG ACAgagaggatgatgatgatgactccAGCAGTAAGGATAAACGGGAAGACAAAAGAGACGGCAACAGATATAGCAAGGAACGACAATCCAAAGATAAG GAGAAGGATAAGAAGCAGATGGTTACAGTTAACCGAGATCTTTTGATGGCGTTTGTCTATTTTGACCAAAGTCATTGTGGTTACTTGTTGGAAAAGGATTTAGAGGAGATATTATACACTCTTGGCTTACACCTCTCACGTGCTCAG GTAAAGAAACTATTTACTAAAATATTGCTGAAAGAATCATTGCTTTACCGTAAATTAACTGATACCGCAACCGAAGATGGAAGTCATGAAGAGACTGATCCCTTACACAATGATATTCTAG gCAATTGCTCCCTACTCCCATCAAAAGCTGTGAGAACAGGATTGTCCACAGTGGAAGACAAAGGAGGCTTAATTGTGTATAAAGGTGCAATGGTGGACGTTGGAAGCCTACTGCAGAAGCTAGAGAAGAGTGAAAAAACAAGGACAGAATTAGAACACAGACTTCAGACACTCGAATCGAAAACAG agGAAGATGAAAAAACAATATCACAACTGGAAGCTTCTAATCGAAATTTGTCCGAGGAATTAAAACAGACAAAAGATGACGTCGGCCACCTAAAGGATAGTTTGAAAGCAGCAGAAGACACAAGGTCTTTGTATGAAGACCAACTAACTAACACCATCAAAAATTTGTCAGCAGCCATGGACGAAATTCAGGTGGTTTTAAATAAG aATCCATCAACAACAGAGGATCAGAAATCAAAAGAAAATGGATCAAGTTAA
- the ccar1.L gene encoding cell division cycle and apoptosis regulator protein 1 (The RefSeq protein has 1 substitution compared to this genomic sequence) has product MAQFGGQKNPPPWATQFTATAVSQPGPLAVQQSSLLGASPTIYTQQSALAAAGLASPSPANYQLSQTAALQQQAAAAAAAAAAALQQQYTQPQQTIYSVQQQLQPPPQAILTQPAVALPTSLALSTPQQAAQITVSYPTPRSNQQQTQPQKQRVFTGVVTKLHETFGFVDEDVFFQLTAVKGKSPQAGDRVLVEATYNPNMPFKWNAQRIQTLPNQNPASAQSLIKNPAAVMQPVAQPTAYAVQTQPPPQAQTLLQAQISAATLTPLLQTQTSPLLQQPQQKAGLLQTPVRIVSQPQPVRRIEPPSRFSVRNDRGDSILSRKDDRNRERERERRRSRDRSPQRKRSRERSPRRERERSPRRPRRVVPRYTVQISKFCLDCPGCDTMELRRRYQNLYIPSDFFDAQFTWVDAFPISRPFQLGNYSNFYIMHKEVDPLEKNTAIVDPPDADHTYSAKVMLLASPSLEELYHKSCALAEDPIEVREGFQHPARLIKFLVGMKGKDEAMAIGGHWSPSLDGPNPDKDPSVLIRTAVRCCKALTGIELSLCTQWYRFAEIRYHRPEETHKGRTVPAHVETVVLFFPDVWHCLPTRSEWENLCHGYKQQLVDKLQGDRKEADGEQEEEDKEDGDAKEISTPTHWSKLDPKIMKVNDLRKELESRTLSSKGLKSQLIARLTKQLRIEEQKEEQKELEKCEKEEEEEEERKSEDDKEEEERKRQEELERQRREKRYMLPDEPAIIVHPNWSAKNGKFDCSIMSLSVLLDYRIEDNKEHSFEVSLFAELFNEMLQRDFGVRIYRELLALPEKEEKKDKEKKCKKEDKRERKEDKDDDDEPKPKRRKSSDDKIKLEEKEERKRDDRRKEDYREEDDPDYENQDDYEPIAAEEDDGDYDDREDDDDDSSSKDKREDKRDGNRYSKERQSKDKEKDKKQMVTVNRDLLMAFVYFDQSHCGYLLEKDLEEILYTLGLHLSRAQVKKLFTKILLKESLLYRKLTDTATEDGSHEETDPLHNDILGNCSLLPSKAVRTGLSTVEDKGGLIVYKGAMVDVGSLLQKLEKSEKTRTELEHRLQTLESKTEEDEKTISQLEASNRNLSEELKQTKDDVGHLKDSLKAAEDTRSLYEDQLTNTIKNLSAAMGEIQVVLNKNPSTTEDQKSKENGSS; this is encoded by the exons ATGGCTCAGTTCGGTGGACAGAAGAACCCCCCACCATGGGCCACCCAGTTTACAGCTACTGCTGTGTCACAGCCAG GTCCCCTAGCTGTCCAGCAGTCGTCATTGCTTGGGGCATCCCCAACCATTTATACACAACAGTCTGCACTTGCAGCAGCTGGTCTCGCCTCTCCTTCTCCAGCAAACTATCAGCTAAGCCAGACAGCGGCCTTACAGCAACAGGcagccgctgctgctgctgcagcagcTGCTGCTCTTCAGCAG CAATATACCCAGCCCCAGCAGACAATATACAGTGTGCAACAGCAG CTGCAGCCACCACCACAGGCAATATTAACTCAA ccTGCTGTAGCTTTGCCCACAAGCCTTGCTCTGTCCACTCCCCAACAAGCTGCCCAGATAACAGTTTCATATCCTACACCAAGGTCAAACCAGCAGCAGACTCAGCCTCAGAAGCAAAGAGTATTCACAGGGGTTGTTACCAAGCTCCATGAGACATTTGGATTTGTGGATGAAGATGTATTTTTTCAGCTTAC AGCTGTTAAAGGAAAGTCACCCCAAGCTGGTGATCGGGTGTTGGTGGAAGCCACTTACAATCCCAATATGCCATTCAAATGGAATGCACAGAGGATCCAGACTCTTCCAAATCAG AATCCAGCTTCAGCTCAGTCTCTGATAAAGAATCCTGCTGCTGTCATGCAGCCTGTTGCTCAACCTACTGCCTATGCTGTGCAGACTCAGCCACCTCCTCAAGCACAAACTCTTCTTCAGGCTCAGATATCAGCTGCCACACTCACCCCTTTGCTCCAGACTCAAACATCACCTCTCTTACAGCAACCGCAGCAGAAAG CTGGGTTATTACAAACACCTGTTCGCATTGTGTCACAACCACAGCCCGTGAGAAGAATTGAGCCACCATCTCGATTTTCTGTTAGAAATGATAGAGGGGATTCAATACTGAGCCGGAAGGATGACAGAAA ccgtgaaagagagagagagagacgtagATCCCGTGATAGATCCCCTCAGAGGAAAAGATCACGAGAAAGATCTCCAAGGCGAGAAAGGGAGAGGTCACCAAGGAGGCCAAGAAGGGTTGTACCTCGATACACAGTTCAGATTTCTAAGTTCTGTTTGGACTG CCCAGGATGTGACACAATGGAGCTGAGAAGACGTTACCAAAATCTCTACATTCCTAGTGATTTCTTTGATGCTCAGTTCACATGGGTAGATGCCTTTCCTATCTCACGCCCATTTCAGCTGGGTAATTACAGCAACTTTTATATCATGCATAAGGAAGTGGATCCTCTGGAGAAAAACACTGCAATTGTGGATCCTCCTGATGCTGATCATACATACAGTGCTAAG gtAATGCTGCTAGCAAGCCCTTCCTTGGAAGAGTTATATCATAAGTCTTGTGCGCTTGCTGAGGATCCTATAGAAGTTCGGGAAGGATTTCAGCATCCTGCAAGATTAATAAAG TTTTTAGTGGGAATGAAAGGCAAAGACGAGGCTATGGCAATAGGAGGACACTGGTCTCCTTCCCTTGATGGACCTAATCCAGATAAAGACCCTTCTGTTCTCATCAGGACAGCTGTCCGCTGTTGTAAGGCCCTGACTGGCATTGAGCTGAGCTTGTGCACACAGTG GTACCGTTTTGCAGAGATTCGCTACCATCGCCCTGAGGAGACCCACAAGGGGCGTACGGTTCCTGCTCATGTGGAGACAGTGGTTTTATTTTTCCCGGATGTTTGGCATTGCCTTCCCACCCGCTCAGAGTGGGAAAACCTGTGCCACGGATACAAGCAGCAGCTGGTCGACAAGCTTCAGGGTGATCGCAAGGAAGCTGATGGAGAACAG GAGGAAGAGGATAAAGAAGATGGAGATGCAAAAGAAATTTCTACTCCTACTCATTGGTCAAAGCTGGACCCAAAGATAATGAAG GTAAACGATCTTCGCAAGGAGCTAGAAAGTAGAACCCTTAGCTCTAAAGGTCTGAAATCCCAGCTTATTGCTCGACTGACAAAACAACTACGTATAGAGGAACAAAAAGAGGAGCAGAAAGaacttgaaaaatgtgaaaaagaagaggaagaggaggaagaaagaAAATCTGAGGATGATAAAGAG GAAGAGGAGCGGAAACGGCAAGAGGAATTGGAACGCCAGAGGCGTGAAAAGAGATACATGCTACCCGATGAGCCTGCAATTATTGTGCATCCAAACTGGTCtgcaaaaaatggaaagtttGATTGCAGCATAATGTCCCTCAGTGTTTTGTTAGACTATCGAATAGAGGACAATAAAGAACATTCGTTCGAG GTGTCCCTATTTGCCGAACTATTTAACGAAATGCTCCAAAGGGATTTTGGAGTGCGTATATACAGGGAGCTTTTAGCTCTCCCCGAGAAAGAGGAGAAGAAAGACAAGGAGAAAAAATGCAAGAAGGAAGACAAACGAGAAAGGAAAGAGGataaagatgatgatgatgagccaAAGCCTAAACGGAGGAAATCGTCAGATGACAAGATAAAAttggaggagaaggaggaaagAAAG AGAGATGACAGGAGAAAGGAGGATTACAGAGAGGAAGATGATCCGGATTATGAGAACCAAGATGACTATGAACCGATTGCTGCAGAAGAAGATGACGGTGATTATGATG ACAgagaggatgatgatgatgactccAGCAGTAAGGATAAACGGGAAGACAAAAGAGACGGCAACAGATATAGCAAGGAACGACAATCCAAAGATAAG GAGAAGGATAAGAAGCAGATGGTTACAGTTAACCGAGATCTTTTGATGGCGTTTGTCTATTTTGACCAAAGTCATTGTGGTTACTTGTTGGAAAAGGATTTAGAGGAGATATTATACACTCTTGGCTTACACCTCTCACGTGCTCAG GTAAAGAAACTATTTACTAAAATATTGCTGAAAGAATCATTGCTTTACCGTAAATTAACTGATACCGCAACCGAAGATGGAAGTCATGAAGAGACTGATCCCTTACACAATGATATTCTAG gCAATTGCTCCCTACTCCCATCAAAAGCTGTGAGAACAGGATTGTCCACAGTGGAAGACAAAGGAGGCTTAATTGTGTATAAAGGTGCAATGGTGGACGTTGGAAGCCTACTGCAGAAGCTAGAGAAGAGTGAAAAAACAAGGACAGAATTAGAACACAGACTTCAGACACTCGAATCGAAAACAG agGAAGATGAAAAAACAATATCACAACTGGAAGCTTCTAATCGAAATTTGTCCGAGGAATTAAAACAGACAAAAGATGACGTCGGCCACCTAAAGGATAGTTTGAAAGCAGCAGAAGACACAAGGTCTTTGTATGAAGACCAACTAACTAACACCATCAAAAATTTGTCAGCAGCCATGGACGAAATTCAGGTGGTTTTAAATAAG aATCCATCAACAACAGAGGATCAGAAATCAAAAGAAAATGGATCAAGTTAA